In the Alteromonas sp. M12 genome, one interval contains:
- a CDS encoding NAD(P)/FAD-dependent oxidoreductase, with product MKQLDVIVIGAGAAGLFCAAEAAKRGRKVQVLDHAKRIGGKILMSGGGRCNFTNMYASSENFLSDNPHYCKSALSRYTQWDFIGLVAEYGIAYHEKTLGQLFCDDSAKDILNMLLQECDKAGAGVTNQCEILDIDKTSDGFTLQTSKGEYRCESLVVATGGLSMPKLGASPFGFKIAEQFGLSVKPTRAGLVPFTLHEQDKSVLAELSGISLDARASCNNTSFNENILFTHRGLSGPAVLQISSFWHPGQEVEFDLFPNGDLLEELNQSQQQSPDSLLATALSKHFPKRYVQTALPYLGLQNKPLKQFQGKQLEQVSAAFHQWQLKPNGTEGYRTAEVTLGGVDTNQLSSKTMMANDIDGLFFIGEVVDVTGWLGGYNFQWAWSSAWVAGQNV from the coding sequence TTGAAACAACTTGATGTCATTGTCATCGGCGCTGGTGCTGCCGGATTATTTTGTGCAGCTGAAGCCGCTAAGCGTGGCCGCAAGGTGCAAGTACTGGATCACGCTAAACGTATTGGTGGCAAAATACTGATGTCAGGTGGTGGGCGCTGCAATTTCACCAATATGTACGCCAGCTCTGAAAACTTTCTTTCAGACAACCCCCATTATTGTAAATCAGCCCTAAGTCGTTACACCCAATGGGACTTCATTGGGTTGGTCGCTGAATACGGAATTGCTTATCACGAGAAAACTCTCGGGCAATTATTTTGTGATGATTCGGCCAAAGATATCCTCAATATGCTATTGCAAGAATGCGATAAGGCAGGGGCTGGGGTGACTAATCAATGTGAAATTCTCGATATTGATAAAACATCCGATGGATTTACTTTGCAAACCAGCAAAGGTGAATATAGGTGCGAGTCGCTGGTGGTGGCCACCGGTGGCTTATCTATGCCGAAATTAGGCGCATCACCATTCGGCTTCAAAATAGCTGAACAGTTTGGTTTAAGCGTAAAACCAACGCGAGCTGGACTGGTTCCTTTCACGTTACACGAGCAAGACAAAAGCGTATTAGCCGAGTTAAGTGGCATTTCTTTAGACGCGCGAGCAAGCTGCAATAATACTAGTTTTAACGAAAATATCTTATTCACCCATCGCGGTTTAAGCGGCCCAGCGGTGTTACAAATTTCATCGTTTTGGCATCCAGGTCAAGAGGTTGAGTTTGATTTGTTTCCCAACGGCGATTTACTCGAAGAATTGAACCAAAGCCAGCAACAGTCACCAGATAGTTTGTTAGCGACCGCGTTATCTAAGCACTTTCCAAAACGCTACGTACAGACTGCGTTACCCTATTTGGGATTACAAAATAAACCCCTCAAACAATTCCAAGGTAAGCAGCTTGAGCAAGTTTCCGCAGCCTTCCATCAATGGCAATTAAAACCCAATGGTACAGAGGGCTATCGAACAGCAGAAGTCACTTTGGGCGGCGTCGATACTAACCAACTATCGTCGAAAACCATGATGGCAAACGACATCGATGGCCTATTTTTTATCGGTGAAGTGGTCGATGTCACCGGTTGGCTTGGCGGCTATAATTTCCAATGGGCCTGGAGCAGCGCTTGGGTTGCTGGGCAAAATGTGTAA
- a CDS encoding class I SAM-dependent methyltransferase: MLKLILTEPENPQLQEQAVIWQTNWGLEIDNQQTQGLALVLDQHYLALKQLDEPKLGAVFVDFASDVLTFRRQQTSVKKESIAKAVGIKGNVFPRILDATAGLGRDAFILASFGCHVDMIERSKEVAALLEDGLQRAKSQPLVSDWLPQRMTLLRGTATEIMASWQNTQPDVVYLDPMFPHRKKSALVKKEMRLFQTLLGVDEDADDLLEPALKLAKQRVVVKRPDTAPYLNDKQPNMSIKGKKLRFDVYLTNL; this comes from the coding sequence ATGCTTAAGCTAATATTAACTGAACCGGAAAATCCACAATTACAGGAACAAGCTGTTATTTGGCAAACAAACTGGGGATTGGAGATTGATAATCAGCAAACTCAGGGATTAGCGCTAGTATTAGATCAACACTATTTGGCCCTTAAACAGTTGGATGAACCCAAATTGGGCGCGGTGTTTGTAGACTTTGCATCTGATGTATTGACCTTCAGACGACAACAAACCAGTGTTAAAAAAGAATCCATAGCAAAGGCTGTGGGCATCAAAGGAAATGTTTTTCCGCGGATTTTAGATGCAACCGCTGGTTTAGGCCGAGATGCATTTATATTGGCAAGCTTTGGTTGCCACGTAGATATGATTGAACGATCCAAAGAAGTAGCTGCCTTATTAGAAGATGGTTTGCAGCGAGCTAAATCTCAACCACTGGTGAGTGATTGGCTACCGCAACGAATGACTCTTTTGCGCGGCACAGCGACGGAAATTATGGCGAGTTGGCAAAATACACAACCAGATGTGGTGTATTTGGACCCTATGTTTCCCCATCGCAAAAAATCGGCGCTAGTGAAAAAAGAAATGCGCTTGTTCCAAACGTTGCTGGGAGTCGATGAAGATGCGGATGACTTACTCGAACCTGCGCTAAAATTAGCAAAACAACGAGTTGTGGTAAAAAGGCCAGATACGGCTCCTTACCTAAATGATAAACAACCTAATATGTCGATTAAAGGCAAAAAGCTTCGCTTTGATGTCTATTTGACCAACCTATAG
- the recG gene encoding ATP-dependent DNA helicase RecG yields MQSLAITKLTELKGVGSKVAEKLEKIGLVTIQDMLFHLPLRYEDRTRIYPIGDLQPFLHTSIEGEVMSCDVQFGRKRMLVVRVSDNTGTLTLRFFHFSAAQKNSLEKGTTIRAFGEVRAGKFGLEMMHPEYRVKRDESVSELEESLTPVYPTTEGVKQITLRNLSEQALTKLKQGGLAELLPDNLYAAQISLVDALSLVHRPPPDVALSLLEEGKHPAQQRLIIEELLAHHLSVLKVRQQSKRQQTFSIPISTALIDQFLGNLPFTPTNAQSRVVDEIQHDMQQDSPMMRLVQGDVGSGKTLVAAMAALSAIGAGFQVVMMAPTELLAEQHANNFSDWLSPLNIRIGWLAGKLKGKARESVLTELKNGQIDMLIGTHAVFQEAVEYHKLALVIVDEQHRFGVHQRLALREKGELQGAFPHQLIMTATPIPRTLAMTAYADLDTSIIDELPPGRTPITTVVLPDTRRGEVIERVRNAAVNQKRQTYWVCTLIDESEVLQCQAAEDTAIALHTALPELKVGLVHGRLKSQEKQQIMEQFKQGELDLLVATTVIEVGVDVPNASLMIIENPERLGLAQLHQLRGRVGRGSVESHCVLMYQSPLSKTASKRLKVLRESHDGFYIAQQDLEIRGPGELLGTKQTGLADLRIADLIRDAELIPQVQNIASHMWQHYPSKSQAIINRWLGHKERYGHA; encoded by the coding sequence ATGCAATCTCTGGCAATAACAAAATTAACCGAATTAAAAGGTGTAGGCAGCAAAGTTGCTGAAAAGCTCGAAAAAATTGGGTTAGTTACCATTCAGGACATGCTGTTCCATTTGCCCCTTCGTTACGAAGATCGCACGCGTATCTACCCCATTGGCGATTTGCAGCCCTTTTTGCACACAAGCATTGAAGGGGAAGTAATGTCTTGTGATGTGCAATTTGGCCGAAAACGGATGTTGGTGGTGCGAGTAAGTGACAATACTGGCACCCTTACCTTACGCTTTTTCCATTTCTCGGCAGCACAAAAAAACAGTTTAGAAAAAGGCACCACGATTCGTGCTTTCGGCGAAGTGCGGGCAGGCAAATTCGGCTTAGAAATGATGCATCCTGAATATCGCGTTAAACGTGATGAATCCGTCAGCGAGTTGGAAGAATCACTTACTCCAGTGTACCCCACCACCGAAGGCGTAAAGCAAATCACGCTGCGTAACCTTAGTGAGCAAGCTTTAACTAAACTGAAACAGGGTGGTCTAGCGGAACTGTTGCCTGATAATCTTTACGCGGCACAAATTAGCCTAGTCGATGCGCTATCGCTCGTCCATAGGCCGCCTCCCGATGTCGCCTTGTCGCTATTAGAGGAAGGCAAACATCCAGCTCAGCAACGCTTGATCATCGAAGAACTACTAGCTCACCATTTAAGCGTTTTAAAGGTTCGCCAACAAAGTAAGCGCCAACAAACTTTTTCGATTCCGATTTCTACAGCGTTAATCGACCAGTTTTTAGGAAACTTACCCTTTACTCCAACCAACGCGCAATCCCGTGTGGTAGATGAAATTCAGCATGATATGCAACAAGACTCGCCAATGATGCGGTTAGTCCAGGGAGATGTGGGCTCTGGTAAAACATTGGTGGCGGCAATGGCAGCTTTGTCTGCTATAGGTGCAGGTTTCCAAGTGGTAATGATGGCACCCACTGAGCTGCTGGCAGAACAACATGCCAATAACTTTAGTGATTGGCTTTCACCGCTTAATATTCGAATTGGTTGGCTGGCCGGTAAGTTAAAAGGGAAAGCCAGAGAATCGGTATTAACTGAACTGAAAAATGGTCAGATTGATATGCTCATAGGTACTCATGCGGTTTTCCAAGAAGCGGTTGAGTATCATAAACTTGCCTTAGTTATTGTCGATGAACAACATAGATTTGGTGTGCACCAGCGTTTGGCGTTACGAGAGAAAGGCGAGCTACAGGGGGCGTTTCCCCATCAACTGATTATGACCGCAACCCCTATTCCACGAACCTTGGCGATGACAGCGTATGCGGATCTTGATACCTCGATAATTGATGAGCTACCCCCAGGGCGCACGCCAATCACCACAGTTGTGCTACCCGATACGCGCCGAGGTGAAGTGATTGAAAGAGTGCGTAACGCTGCAGTTAACCAGAAGCGTCAAACTTATTGGGTCTGTACCCTTATTGATGAGTCAGAAGTGTTGCAGTGTCAGGCCGCAGAAGACACAGCTATTGCCTTGCATACCGCTTTACCCGAATTAAAGGTAGGACTGGTGCATGGCCGCCTGAAATCGCAAGAAAAGCAGCAAATCATGGAGCAATTTAAGCAAGGTGAATTGGACTTATTAGTGGCCACAACCGTAATAGAAGTGGGGGTCGATGTACCTAATGCTAGTTTAATGATTATTGAAAACCCCGAGCGGCTTGGCTTAGCACAATTACACCAGTTGCGAGGGCGAGTAGGGCGGGGCTCAGTGGAAAGTCATTGTGTGTTGATGTATCAAAGTCCATTGTCGAAAACCGCGAGCAAACGGTTAAAAGTGTTGCGTGAATCCCATGATGGTTTTTATATTGCGCAACAAGACCTTGAAATACGAGGGCCGGGGGAGTTGCTTGGTACTAAGCAAACTGGATTGGCGGATCTCAGAATTGCTGATTTAATTAGAGATGCCGAACTCATCCCTCAAGTTCAAAATATTGCTTCTCATATGTGGCAACATTATCCGTCAAAATCTCAAGCCATCATTAATCGCTGGCTAGGACATAAAGAGCGTTATGGCCATGCTTAA
- a CDS encoding RNA polymerase sigma factor encodes MKVVYINTQSAIAQSGRDNGVLYDLISEHEAALRRFIRVRARANASETEDILQEMYTKLFSLNGLAAKTEERQDTFRSFLFKVVTNLIIDRERRAKARAQDDHEPFSDTLYSSKADEPEEQANIAEKLSDIEQVLDNINPVHKTAFVLCRVEGKAYREISDILGVSVSTVEKYISAALTAIRNKVQN; translated from the coding sequence GTGAAAGTTGTTTATATTAATACACAGTCAGCAATAGCCCAGTCAGGCAGAGACAATGGCGTTTTGTATGATCTCATCTCAGAACATGAAGCTGCACTTCGACGGTTTATCCGTGTTCGCGCAAGAGCAAATGCATCGGAAACCGAAGACATACTGCAAGAAATGTATACTAAGTTGTTTTCACTTAATGGACTCGCAGCAAAAACAGAAGAACGGCAAGACACCTTTCGTAGTTTTTTATTTAAAGTGGTCACCAATCTAATTATAGATAGAGAACGTCGAGCCAAAGCTCGGGCGCAAGACGATCACGAACCCTTTTCTGATACGCTTTATTCTTCAAAGGCGGATGAACCAGAAGAGCAAGCAAATATTGCCGAAAAGTTGTCCGATATTGAGCAGGTGCTAGACAATATCAATCCTGTGCATAAAACTGCATTTGTACTGTGTCGAGTCGAAGGAAAAGCTTACCGAGAAATAAGCGATATACTGGGGGTTTCTGTTAGCACTGTTGAAAAATATATATCTGCAGCCCTCACCGCTATTCGAAATAAGGTGCAAAATTAA
- a CDS encoding peroxiredoxin → MISKGSELPEANVTARINGEMKTFTTTDLFADKKVVLFAVPGAFTPTCSQAHLPGYVTLADKIKAKGVDTIICLSVNDAFVMEAWGKQHNADEILMLADGDGNFTSAIGMNIDTGTFGGVRSCRYSMLVEDGVIKVANIEEPGTFEVSDAETMLKSL, encoded by the coding sequence ATGATTAGTAAAGGCAGTGAGTTACCAGAAGCAAATGTCACAGCAAGAATTAATGGTGAAATGAAAACATTCACAACCACAGACCTTTTCGCTGATAAAAAGGTTGTTTTGTTTGCTGTGCCTGGTGCATTCACACCAACTTGTTCACAAGCACATTTACCTGGTTATGTGACACTAGCCGATAAAATCAAAGCCAAAGGCGTCGACACTATTATTTGTTTATCAGTAAACGATGCCTTCGTGATGGAAGCTTGGGGTAAACAGCACAATGCCGACGAGATTTTAATGTTAGCCGATGGCGATGGTAATTTTACCAGTGCAATCGGTATGAACATCGACACCGGCACATTTGGTGGCGTCCGTTCGTGTCGTTATAGCATGTTGGTCGAAGATGGCGTTATCAAAGTAGCAAATATTGAAGAACCAGGCACATTCGAAGTTAGTGATGCCGAGACAATGTTGAAGTCTCTGTAG
- a CDS encoding TonB-dependent receptor → MKLPKTTISTIALCVALSFNSSVNAQQIDNLSIQSTSLDNALLSLAQHSEIQILFSDERIKEQVAPKLEGSMDVQEALSTLLEGTGFTFKQTSKRTYIVTPIQSPDSSQQENTSSPVVSTDTSSESSVERIQVTGSNIRGMKDTGALPVTTMSAEDIDGLGISSGAEILAELPQQGAVNFTSERVVGGVNDARGDVSSVNLRGIGTGYTLTLLNGRRLVLHPGTQAENLVPVTTVNSNTLPVKGIKRVEVLRDGAAAIYGTDAISGVVNYVLDDNYTGGELQAQYGNSQGTSRDQINISGAGGWLFNNDKTHLTFSGGYYHRDMVMASERDYAASSDLREFSEVPSDFVGDTQLDNRTTVTPWGEFSSDSQGTFHLEPTSYNDCTVAVNDDVCASSGSTPRDLRFDSNSQRSLSSEVDRLNFYTLINHQLNDQVEIYGEALYYSATAKRLREQSGNLTAQRFTISADAFYNPFGEEVTLRRYRPIDTGPRNIDVDDYSYRLLVGSRGYFGDWDYDTGLLYSKANTLDKANRINTTLFQQAINSTDESSAYNVFSGASVTNPNTVDDTPVSQSVIDSFTVNVERESETELASIDAKISRPDLFTMPAGDVGFAAGIEFRHESFFDNRSDDLNGTLYFTDLVGGTSSEIASQILGSSPTPDASGSRNVSSAFVEFAVPLITDKPFVESLNLQVAGRYENFSDVGSVFKPKFALAWIVNDKALLRGAYSGGFKAPGLPQTTAVDVARSNTRIDPVTQTNRGTLELRNGSDTLSPEESENYSFGLVLTPTERLTLTVDWWRIKQENTVGILDSRVQILYDALLRSQGSQNENVVRDENDEILYIRNDYTNLLPREISGIDYSADYQFETDIGKFSIKLNAANLRKFSQGTDAITDIVVAAQEAGNEALLYQGDQVSIAGSDGDLIRQDERPEWRTNLSLTYSKDGWRAGLKYRFVSDVEDTSLTYTNDAGDLITYVVDDWSTVDAYLSYRFSEDALFSGKTKVTVGMRNITNEAPPFSDNTFGYSSNLHSSLGRYSYITLNHKF, encoded by the coding sequence ATGAAGTTGCCTAAAACAACAATAAGTACAATAGCTCTATGCGTCGCATTGTCATTTAATTCCAGTGTTAACGCTCAACAAATCGATAATTTATCAATTCAATCAACTAGCCTTGATAACGCGTTGCTTTCTCTTGCTCAGCACAGTGAAATTCAAATCCTCTTTTCAGATGAACGAATAAAAGAACAGGTAGCGCCTAAGCTTGAAGGCAGTATGGATGTGCAAGAAGCCCTTTCTACCTTATTAGAAGGCACGGGCTTTACGTTTAAACAAACATCAAAAAGAACCTATATAGTTACGCCGATTCAAAGCCCTGATAGCAGTCAGCAAGAAAATACATCATCACCGGTTGTGTCAACCGATACGTCAAGTGAATCTAGTGTTGAACGAATTCAAGTGACAGGCTCAAATATCAGGGGCATGAAAGATACCGGCGCTCTGCCGGTAACCACCATGTCCGCAGAAGATATTGACGGTTTAGGTATCAGCAGTGGTGCTGAAATCTTGGCCGAACTACCTCAGCAAGGTGCGGTGAACTTTACCAGTGAACGTGTAGTAGGTGGCGTAAATGATGCCCGCGGCGATGTTTCGTCAGTTAATTTGCGTGGAATAGGTACCGGCTATACGCTTACATTATTAAACGGTCGCCGATTAGTGCTTCACCCAGGAACTCAGGCGGAAAATTTAGTGCCGGTTACAACGGTTAACTCCAATACGCTTCCGGTTAAAGGCATAAAACGAGTTGAAGTTCTGCGCGATGGTGCAGCCGCAATTTACGGCACTGATGCCATTTCCGGTGTGGTTAACTACGTTTTAGATGACAACTATACCGGTGGTGAACTCCAGGCCCAGTATGGAAATAGTCAGGGAACCAGCCGAGATCAAATTAATATATCTGGCGCTGGTGGCTGGCTGTTCAATAATGATAAAACTCACTTAACCTTCAGTGGTGGCTATTATCACCGTGATATGGTGATGGCCAGCGAAAGAGACTACGCTGCGAGTTCAGACTTACGTGAATTTAGTGAAGTGCCGAGTGACTTTGTCGGGGACACTCAGTTAGATAACCGAACTACAGTCACACCATGGGGCGAGTTTTCTTCAGATAGCCAAGGTACGTTTCACCTTGAACCAACCTCTTACAATGATTGTACTGTTGCCGTTAACGATGATGTCTGCGCATCATCAGGTTCCACTCCCCGTGATTTAAGATTCGATTCAAATTCTCAGCGAAGCCTTAGCTCTGAAGTCGACAGGTTAAACTTTTACACCTTAATCAATCATCAATTAAACGACCAAGTAGAAATTTATGGTGAAGCCCTTTATTACTCGGCAACGGCGAAGCGCTTGCGTGAACAATCGGGCAATCTCACCGCCCAACGCTTTACGATATCAGCAGATGCGTTTTACAACCCTTTTGGTGAAGAAGTAACCTTGCGAAGATACCGTCCCATTGATACTGGCCCACGTAATATCGACGTGGATGATTATAGCTATCGACTTCTAGTGGGCAGTCGTGGTTACTTTGGCGATTGGGACTATGATACGGGGCTGCTTTATTCAAAAGCCAATACCTTAGATAAAGCTAACCGTATTAACACCACCTTGTTTCAACAAGCGATTAACAGTACCGATGAGAGTAGTGCATACAATGTATTTAGTGGGGCAAGTGTTACCAACCCTAATACCGTCGACGATACCCCAGTTTCACAAAGTGTGATTGATAGTTTTACTGTTAATGTAGAACGTGAATCTGAAACAGAATTAGCCTCTATTGATGCTAAAATTTCTCGACCAGACTTATTTACAATGCCGGCCGGAGATGTGGGGTTTGCCGCTGGTATCGAGTTTCGCCATGAAAGCTTTTTCGACAATCGTTCTGATGACTTAAACGGTACCTTGTACTTTACTGACTTAGTGGGAGGAACTTCTTCAGAAATTGCCAGCCAAATTTTGGGAAGTAGTCCTACACCCGATGCCAGCGGTAGTCGTAATGTATCATCGGCTTTTGTAGAATTCGCTGTCCCTTTGATCACCGACAAACCTTTTGTCGAAAGTTTAAATTTGCAGGTGGCGGGGCGATATGAAAACTTCTCTGATGTAGGCAGTGTGTTTAAACCTAAGTTTGCGTTAGCTTGGATAGTTAATGACAAAGCTTTGCTTCGTGGTGCCTATTCTGGTGGCTTCAAAGCGCCTGGTTTACCACAAACTACCGCGGTAGATGTGGCCCGTTCAAATACCCGCATAGATCCAGTGACTCAAACTAATCGGGGAACCCTAGAGTTGCGTAACGGTAGTGATACTCTAAGTCCAGAAGAAAGTGAAAACTACTCTTTTGGTCTTGTTTTAACACCAACCGAAAGACTTACCTTGACGGTAGACTGGTGGCGCATCAAGCAAGAGAACACCGTAGGTATTTTAGATAGTCGCGTACAAATTCTTTATGATGCATTACTGCGTAGTCAAGGTAGTCAGAATGAAAATGTTGTCCGTGACGAAAATGATGAGATTTTATACATTCGAAACGACTACACCAATCTATTGCCCAGAGAAATTTCTGGCATAGATTATAGCGCTGACTACCAATTTGAAACGGATATTGGGAAATTCTCAATTAAGTTGAACGCCGCTAATTTACGAAAATTTAGCCAAGGCACCGATGCAATTACTGACATAGTCGTGGCTGCTCAAGAAGCCGGTAACGAAGCGTTATTGTATCAAGGTGACCAGGTATCAATAGCTGGTAGCGATGGTGATCTAATCCGCCAAGATGAACGACCTGAATGGCGGACTAATTTGTCTTTAACCTACTCTAAGGATGGGTGGCGAGCTGGACTGAAATACCGTTTTGTCAGCGATGTTGAAGATACGAGCTTAACCTACACCAATGATGCAGGTGATTTGATTACCTATGTGGTGGATGATTGGTCGACGGTCGATGCTTACCTGAGCTATCGCTTTAGCGAAGATGCTTTGTTTTCTGGTAAAACTAAGGTTACTGTGGGAATGCGCAACATTACCAACGAAGCCCCTCCTTTTTCTGATAACACCTTTGGTTATAGCAGCAACTTACATTCTTCGTTAGGACGTTATTCTTACATAACATTAAATCATAAATTTTAA
- a CDS encoding M14 family metallopeptidase has translation MIRFLLIALAFSAPVTFACEFKDVSFSAKFESGSLDNCELNKKGEYVLTFLPEDKPINPSPWYYFSVKSPVAKTIKVVLTFDGFAPRYLPKVSDDQMSWQSIAFDTNEKGMSMSLEVNSKPLYVAAQRPMPNSEYHNWLEKAAQTYSFEPFVIGKSTAGRSLSAFTLSKPENKEWVIFVGRQHPPEVTGAVAMFAFLDEFLADTASNTDFLSRFNVLVVPNINPDGVAEGHWRHGLGHKDLNRDWNVFSQPETSAVKQYLDIITDGGGKIVMGMDFHSTHNNVFYTIPQDENIAPTEMVVTWLSSLQEQTKGVFKVFDKPGTSPGRGVFKQYFADVYHVHGVTYEVGDNEPDEKTRYVAKHAARTLINTLNATPPEAFYIKNNEEKAPNH, from the coding sequence ATGATCCGATTTTTATTAATTGCACTGGCATTTTCGGCACCTGTAACCTTTGCTTGTGAGTTTAAGGATGTAAGCTTTTCTGCCAAATTTGAGTCTGGTAGTTTAGATAATTGTGAACTGAACAAAAAAGGCGAGTACGTATTGACCTTCTTGCCTGAAGATAAACCTATTAACCCAAGCCCTTGGTATTACTTCAGCGTAAAATCGCCGGTGGCTAAAACAATAAAAGTTGTACTTACTTTTGACGGTTTTGCGCCAAGATATTTGCCTAAAGTAAGTGATGATCAAATGTCTTGGCAGTCCATTGCCTTTGATACAAATGAAAAGGGTATGTCAATGTCACTCGAAGTGAATAGCAAACCTTTGTACGTTGCAGCGCAGCGGCCCATGCCAAATTCGGAGTACCACAATTGGTTAGAAAAAGCAGCGCAAACTTATTCCTTTGAGCCATTTGTTATTGGCAAGTCCACCGCAGGCCGGTCCTTGTCAGCCTTCACTTTAAGTAAACCTGAAAACAAAGAATGGGTAATATTTGTTGGCCGTCAACATCCTCCCGAAGTCACCGGTGCTGTAGCCATGTTCGCATTTTTAGACGAGTTTCTTGCAGACACCGCATCTAACACTGACTTTTTATCTCGGTTTAATGTGTTGGTCGTGCCTAACATCAATCCTGATGGCGTTGCAGAAGGTCATTGGCGTCATGGTTTAGGCCATAAAGACCTGAATCGCGATTGGAATGTATTTTCTCAGCCAGAAACGAGCGCGGTGAAACAATATTTAGACATCATAACTGATGGCGGCGGTAAAATTGTGATGGGGATGGACTTCCATTCAACTCATAATAATGTTTTTTACACCATTCCCCAGGATGAAAATATCGCTCCAACCGAAATGGTCGTGACTTGGTTATCAAGTTTACAAGAACAAACTAAAGGAGTGTTTAAAGTGTTTGACAAACCTGGCACTTCCCCTGGTAGAGGTGTCTTTAAGCAGTATTTTGCCGATGTTTACCATGTCCATGGCGTTACCTACGAAGTGGGTGACAACGAACCGGACGAAAAAACCCGTTATGTAGCCAAGCACGCAGCGAGGACTTTAATCAACACGCTCAACGCAACTCCTCCTGAAGCCTTCTATATTAAAAATAACGAGGAAAAAGCACCGAACCATTAA
- a CDS encoding FecR domain-containing protein, with protein MTTGLSHQNAINKQASEYVVRLYSGELTSKEEERIISWCEENDAHQTAFDQALALWDASVELSPHVGWRQKLEKRFYSMRYLAASIFVFMFCFMLFTKNTHIDTSPQNQLPSTYRTAIGEISSVGLADGSTISLNTNTQIKVEFNEEQRELWLQTGEAFFDIAKDPSRPFLIHTGTKTVRVVGTKFNIKLSQAGFDIAVAEGVVAVEESASSTDKQAEKSQQVFLEAGAIASFNDSNAIIAKKNEVTVEKAQSWRTGYLRFDDERLEKVIASFNRYRSKKIEIDQKLANLRISGVFKLSDGDAILTALEATLPIEAQIEKERIILLKK; from the coding sequence ATGACTACAGGTTTAAGTCATCAGAACGCAATAAATAAGCAAGCGAGTGAATACGTTGTGCGTCTTTATTCTGGTGAGCTAACGTCCAAGGAAGAAGAACGCATTATCAGTTGGTGCGAAGAAAATGACGCTCATCAAACAGCATTTGACCAGGCTCTTGCACTTTGGGATGCCTCAGTTGAGCTATCACCTCATGTGGGTTGGAGGCAAAAATTAGAAAAACGTTTCTATAGCATGCGCTATTTGGCGGCATCCATTTTTGTATTTATGTTCTGCTTTATGCTGTTTACTAAAAACACCCACATAGATACTTCTCCACAAAACCAACTACCAAGTACCTATCGCACTGCTATTGGTGAAATCAGTAGTGTCGGTTTAGCAGATGGTTCGACAATTAGTTTAAATACCAACACTCAAATTAAAGTCGAATTTAATGAAGAGCAACGAGAGCTTTGGCTGCAAACTGGTGAAGCCTTTTTCGATATAGCTAAAGATCCTTCTCGTCCATTTCTTATTCATACCGGTACTAAAACGGTACGGGTGGTAGGAACCAAATTCAACATTAAATTATCCCAGGCAGGTTTTGATATTGCTGTTGCAGAAGGGGTTGTTGCTGTTGAAGAAAGTGCTAGCAGCACTGATAAGCAAGCAGAAAAAAGCCAACAGGTTTTTTTAGAGGCCGGAGCTATTGCTTCGTTTAATGACTCCAATGCCATCATTGCTAAGAAGAATGAAGTAACTGTTGAGAAGGCACAGAGTTGGCGTACCGGATACTTGCGCTTCGATGATGAACGACTAGAGAAGGTCATCGCAAGTTTTAATCGATACAGAAGCAAAAAAATTGAGATTGACCAAAAGTTAGCAAATTTGCGAATCAGCGGTGTGTTTAAGTTATCAGATGGCGATGCTATTTTAACGGCACTAGAGGCAACTTTACCCATAGAAGCGCAAATTGAGAAAGAACGTATAATTTTATTGAAAAAATAA